From Thermoanaerobaculia bacterium, the proteins below share one genomic window:
- a CDS encoding NAD(P)-dependent alcohol dehydrogenase: protein MHAIVRRRYGTPDVLSYEEIPRPVAGEHEVLVRVCAAGASIGDHHVVTGKPYVIRPAVGGLLRPAHQVPGSAMAGRVEAAGAKVTTLSPGDEVFGETTAGAFAEYVVVRADRLVPKPGNLSFEEAAATPWAVTPLQALRDAGGVKAGHRVLIHGASGGVGSWGVQIAKAFGAQVTAVCSTRNVERMRALGADEVIDYTTTDFVTGGPRFDVMLDAVGARSLSDCRRVLVPTGTFVSTSGGKSGLRWLRRLAAMMLLSSVSTRKLKPFIVALNRRDLLVLKKLVETGKIRPSIDRRYALRDTADALRYVGEGHAQGQTVIQV from the coding sequence ATGCACGCGATCGTGCGGCGGCGGTATGGCACGCCCGACGTGCTGTCGTACGAGGAGATCCCCCGCCCGGTCGCCGGCGAACACGAGGTGCTGGTCCGGGTGTGCGCGGCCGGAGCGAGCATCGGTGACCACCATGTCGTCACCGGGAAGCCCTACGTGATCCGCCCCGCAGTCGGCGGCCTCCTCCGGCCCGCACACCAAGTCCCGGGCTCGGCCATGGCCGGGCGCGTCGAAGCGGCCGGCGCCAAGGTCACCACGCTTTCGCCTGGCGACGAGGTGTTCGGCGAGACCACCGCCGGCGCGTTCGCGGAATACGTCGTCGTCCGCGCGGACCGGCTCGTGCCGAAGCCCGGCAATCTGTCGTTCGAGGAGGCCGCCGCCACGCCCTGGGCCGTCACCCCCTTGCAGGCGCTGCGCGACGCCGGCGGGGTGAAGGCGGGTCACCGCGTGCTGATCCACGGAGCGTCCGGCGGTGTGGGCAGTTGGGGTGTCCAGATCGCCAAGGCGTTCGGCGCCCAGGTGACCGCGGTCTGCAGCACGCGCAACGTCGAGCGCATGCGCGCCCTCGGCGCCGACGAGGTGATCGACTACACGACGACCGACTTCGTCACCGGCGGACCGCGCTTCGATGTGATGCTGGACGCCGTCGGCGCTCGCTCCCTCTCGGACTGCCGGCGCGTGCTCGTCCCGACCGGGACGTTCGTTTCGACGTCCGGTGGCAAGTCCGGCCTGCGCTGGCTCCGGCGGCTGGCGGCCATGATGCTGCTCTCGAGCGTCTCGACCCGGAAACTGAAGCCCTTCATTGTCGCGCTCAACCGGAGAGACCTGCTGGTCCTGAAAAAGCTGGTCGAGACCGGCAAGATCCGTCCGTCGATCGACCGCCGCTACGCGCTCCGCGACACGGCCGACGCGCTGCGGTACGTGGGCGAAGGACACGCGCAGGGACAGACCGTCATCCAGGTGTAG
- a CDS encoding type II toxin-antitoxin system RelE/ParE family toxin, which yields MIRSYRCRDTEAMFGGTRVARFVAIEAVAMRKLAMLNQAGRFGDLRVPPGNRLEALRGQRAGQHSIRVNDQYRVCFRWTDVGPEDVEIVDYH from the coding sequence GTGATCCGGTCGTATCGATGCCGCGACACCGAAGCGATGTTCGGCGGCACCCGGGTCGCGAGATTCGTCGCGATCGAAGCGGTGGCCATGCGCAAGCTGGCAATGTTGAATCAGGCCGGTCGCTTCGGCGATCTGCGAGTGCCACCCGGGAACCGGCTCGAGGCGTTGCGGGGCCAGCGTGCGGGGCAGCACAGCATCCGCGTGAACGACCAGTATCGCGTCTGCTTTCGCTGGACCGACGTGGGTCCGGAGGACGTCGAGATCGTGGACTATCACTGA
- a CDS encoding HigA family addiction module antidote protein encodes MRKVPYPSPGEILLEEFLKPMGITQYRLAKEIGVPQRRIGEIVAGARAITPDTGLRLSRFFAMSDGFWIGLQADFDREKVRATLAKTLARIKPWPEAVRARRSA; translated from the coding sequence ATGCGAAAGGTTCCCTATCCCTCTCCCGGCGAGATTCTCCTCGAAGAGTTCCTGAAGCCGATGGGAATCACGCAATACCGCCTCGCCAAGGAGATCGGTGTTCCGCAGCGCCGCATCGGCGAGATCGTTGCTGGCGCCCGCGCGATTACGCCCGACACCGGACTTCGCCTGTCGCGCTTCTTCGCGATGTCCGACGGATTCTGGATCGGCCTCCAGGCCGACTTCGACCGCGAGAAGGTCCGCGCAACGCTGGCCAAGACTCTCGCCCGCATCAAACCCTGGCCGGAGGCGGTGCGCGCCCGAAGGAGCGCATGA
- a CDS encoding pirin gives MAGKTAWKSATPQLSLVLPGAPASQFHSTAVEIGSRKARRAGSLIRQALYLDQEDAYAAGEVGFLARALVQATLPHSDPNANEFVRRNGHFTLSILAPKDVGLPYGRYPRLVLAYLTTEAVRRKSPDIELGGHFSHFCAALGIPPTTGPRGSLPLLRDQLQRLFASTFQCIFHDESQGRHAGDGFLIAEKRELWWDSRPGKDEAAWGSHVVLSDRFYREATEAPVPLDLRVLRALRSPFEIDIYVWLTWRFFRLRRPVTIPWASLALQFGCGYANPRHFKKRFLGYLKSVIDYYPEVRLESSGTGLVLKPSPTHIARRLGARRKSMP, from the coding sequence ATGGCTGGAAAGACCGCTTGGAAGTCCGCGACCCCGCAGCTCTCGTTGGTCCTCCCTGGCGCCCCGGCGTCACAGTTTCATTCGACAGCTGTTGAGATCGGATCCCGCAAGGCCCGGCGCGCCGGCAGCCTGATCCGGCAGGCGCTCTACCTCGACCAGGAAGACGCCTACGCCGCCGGCGAGGTTGGCTTCCTGGCTCGGGCGCTCGTGCAGGCGACCCTTCCGCACAGCGATCCGAACGCCAACGAGTTCGTCCGGCGGAACGGACACTTCACCCTGTCCATCCTCGCCCCGAAAGACGTCGGGCTGCCGTACGGCCGGTATCCACGCCTGGTTCTCGCCTACCTCACGACCGAGGCGGTGCGCCGCAAGAGCCCGGACATCGAGCTCGGCGGCCACTTCTCGCACTTCTGTGCTGCCCTCGGGATCCCGCCGACCACGGGACCGCGTGGCTCCTTGCCGCTGCTCCGCGACCAACTCCAGCGTCTCTTCGCCTCGACCTTCCAGTGCATCTTCCACGACGAGAGCCAGGGGAGACATGCTGGCGATGGCTTCCTGATTGCCGAGAAGCGGGAGCTCTGGTGGGATTCCCGGCCAGGGAAGGACGAGGCCGCATGGGGATCTCACGTCGTCCTTTCGGACCGCTTCTATCGGGAGGCAACTGAAGCGCCGGTCCCACTGGACTTGCGGGTCCTGCGCGCCCTGCGGTCGCCGTTCGAGATCGACATCTACGTCTGGCTGACCTGGCGCTTCTTCCGGCTGCGGAGGCCGGTCACCATCCCATGGGCCTCGCTGGCGCTCCAGTTCGGGTGCGGCTACGCCAACCCCCGACACTTCAAGAAGCGGTTCCTCGGCTACCTCAAGAGCGTCATCGACTACTACCCGGAGGTGAGGCTCGAGAGCTCAGGGACGGGGCTGGTGCTCAAGCCCTCGCCGACGCACATCGCGCGACGTCTCGGCGCTCGAAGGAAGTCCATGCCCTGA
- a CDS encoding transposase, which translates to MKRDPASVDFRPKDGPPGGDSNGWNDFRGEKRSNETHASMTDPESRLARKGPGREAKLSYVSHVLMENRNGFLMDILLGQADGFTERREGAALVARIGGGRRKTVGGDNGYDATDFVQACRAAGVTPQVAPNIHRSRRKSAIDQRTLRHGGHRASQIVRRRIETIFGWLKSFGGIKRSRVRGLERTQLAARLAAAAYNLLRLSRLQPLEAGT; encoded by the coding sequence TTGAAACGAGATCCCGCCTCGGTGGACTTCCGCCCGAAGGACGGTCCTCCCGGTGGTGACTCGAATGGATGGAACGACTTTCGCGGCGAAAAGCGCAGCAATGAAACGCATGCTTCGATGACTGATCCGGAATCGAGGCTGGCCCGTAAGGGGCCTGGCCGCGAGGCGAAGCTGTCTTACGTGAGTCACGTGCTGATGGAGAATCGCAACGGTTTCCTGATGGACATCCTGCTCGGCCAGGCAGACGGATTCACTGAGCGGCGCGAGGGTGCGGCGCTCGTGGCGAGAATTGGCGGAGGACGGCGCAAGACGGTGGGCGGAGACAATGGCTACGACGCGACGGACTTTGTGCAAGCGTGCCGCGCTGCCGGCGTCACGCCGCAAGTCGCGCCGAATATCCACCGCTCCAGAAGGAAATCGGCGATCGACCAACGCACCCTTCGGCATGGAGGCCATCGAGCCAGCCAGATCGTCAGGCGCAGAATCGAGACCATCTTCGGCTGGCTCAAGAGCTTCGGCGGAATAAAACGAAGTCGGGTCAGAGGCCTCGAAAGGACGCAGCTCGCTGCTCGACTCGCCGCTGCTGCCTACAATCTGTTGCGACTGAGTCGATTGCAGCCCCTGGAAGCCGGAACTTGA